TTGGGAGTCCCGTCCTTTTCATAGCACATGGCCCGGTAGGTTTGCAACAAGGGTCGCGCCGCGTCCAGAACATTGTAGCTGGGACAAACGCGGGCGGCCAAACTTTCGATGCACAAACAATTCACCACCAGCGTAGCAAAGTTGGCGTCAATACGGACCTTGTGGTCGCGAATGAGTCCAAGAACGCCACGCAAGACGTATCCAACGTCAACGCCGGTTCCGTAGCCGCGACAGCGCTCGGCAAACATGGTTACCATGTCCTCGGTAAACGCAGAGCGTTGAGTTTCGTTCATGTGGTTTTCCAAAGAGAACTGGAGGGCAAATTCGGCCGCCTGTTGACCATCGCCTTCACCCAGACTGGCCAAGAGTCCGATAAATGTGGAACTCTCTTTGTCGGTCAGTTGGGCCACCATGCCCGCGTCTACCAGCGCAATGCGAAACTTGCCAAGTTTTTGATTGGGATCCGACATGACTGGTACCATGGCTATTTGTTCTCGCTTGTGCGCTTGTTCGTACGAATCACAGTGGCAATCGACCATGATATTTCCAGGGTGGAGATCCGCATGCATGAGGTTGTCGACCAAGAGCATTTTCAGATACAGCGCAACACCGTTGGTGACGAGGAATTGAGCCATTTTGAGAGGGATGAGCTCGTGTCCTTGAACCTGGAgggctttggtggaaatCATGCGGCCCTTTCCCGTCGACTCGGGCGTACTCGTGTTGGCGCCGACATTGTTAGAGTTGGTCGTTTGGCTAACCGCGTCCTCGGCGGCTTCTTCGACGGTCACTTTGCCCTCCGTAGATACAGCGGTTCCGTCGTTCATGTGCGTGGCCACATCGTCGTACATATCGAAAATTTCGGTGCATATTTGTCCCTGCTCAAACGTTTCCATAATAACGGCCGAGCTTGCGTAGAAAGGATGGGGGAAACGCACGTGCGGCCACGACCGAAAGTTGTAGTTCAAGACTTCCAAATGATGTGCTTCGACGTGCAGGTAAGCTTGTGCCGCCATGGTGTGGCTGAATTGTTCCACCGATTCCCGAATGCGCAACCAAGAAAGAGCCGGAATCGCATCCAGAAGGGTGGCTGCGGCCTTCATGAGGCGAAAGTCCATATCGATAAGAGCGGCGACGTTAGGGTGTCTTATTTTGACCGCCATTGATTTGCCGTCCAGCACAGCCTTATGAATTTGCGCAATACTACCGGACGCCAAGGGGACTGGATCGATTTCATCAAATACTTGCAACAGGCTTCCCGGCGCGATTCCGAGAGAGCTTTCCAAGGTTTGTTCGGAGAATTTCCATTTGTGTGCGGGGGCTGCGGCGTGCAACGTTGCGAGCTGCTCGCAGAATGCGTCGGGGAACATATCGTTACGAGTGCTGCTCCATTGTCCCCACTTGATCCAAGCGGCGCCACTCTGACCAATGCAGGTGGTCAACCAACTGTACCAGACATTGTTCCGGAAACGGGGCGAGATGACGGCCAAGCCGACCGTACTGAGAACTGGAGCAAAGGCGATCCCTAGACGCATGGCGCGCAGTATAAGTCGAAAAGTGGACGGAGAAGTGGTATCACTCAAATGCAGTGATTTTCCAAAGTACTGATTGGGGGGACAATCGCGCAGCACCACAAGTTCTAGGTTGAGCCGATCCGATGCGAATGGATCTTTGGATAGTCGTTCTCGGCGTTCGGGGATCACCCGGGTGTCCTGATCAAATTCAGCAGCGTTTGCGGCGTCGACACCGTGCATGGAAAAGACGGTGGGATCGCCGTCTCTGGCTTGTACCCATTTGCCAAAGTCCTTCATGCGTTTGCCAGATTCCACGTAATCTCGACGGCGCGCCAGAGTACTACGGACAAAGAGAGCGCGCTCTTCCGCGGCGCGATCTTTGGCTAGAGCCGCCTCTTGCTCGGTGGATTGGGCTGATGCGGGTGCCACTGTAAGAGATGCTGCGACGGTTTGTACGGTCGTCGGATTGGTATCGCTGTTGGTTTCGGATTCGTGCTGTacagtagtagcagtagtactCGCATTAcagttgctgttgtgctGTGGGTATCATTCGCAGCGATTGTTGATGTAGTGACGATTGATGTAGCCGTGACTGTTTGCGACGTGGAATCAAGAGTCACGGTGGCTTTGACGGGCTTGACAGAATCTTCGGTTTGGTGTACGAAACGTTCTGCAGCTCCTCCTCGCGGGACGCGATCGATGAAGGAACGGACGTCTGCAGTCGAACCAAAGTCGGCATGGAATACAAAAGACCGATGGAGACGGGGAAACACTTTCGCGTCCGTCAGCACGGGTAATCGGCAGATCAGGTCACAAcccagcagcaacaacgacaagaacaataCGACACTGGGAATGGTGAAGCGACCGGCGTTCTGCAAAACGGAACGAGTCCGATGACTCGTCCCGACGGTGTCACAACCGGTATTTGCTGTCATCCTCACTGTTGTTGAACGGAGGGTGCCGCTTTGCGTTCTCGATAggggaaagaaaaaggccttgGGAGGTCTTTGACACACTCTCGGCATCGATCGGCTCGGGAATGTCCGTATCTTTCGATTTCCACGAGGAAACAGGCGGAATCGGCTCGCACGGATATTCTGAACATACTGGAAACGTACAGTGTGTAGATTGGACCGTACTAATAGTAAGAGACTTTCGACAAAAGTCGTGAGGGAATTGGCCATTCTGGGCATGTCGCAGTGAAGTCAGTCTCTTGTATTGGTCGATACGTCTTGTATGACAGGAGAAACCATCCGAGAGGACATGATAGGGCTAAGAAAGGAATATCCTCAGATGCAAGTGTACCTATCCGCATACGTCAGTGGCCTGACTTTGAATCACGGATTTTCACCATTATGTTTTCGTCGGGGAGTGATATCCCGCCCGAAAGTTCTACACACCAAATCATATGACTACCTGGTATGAGGGGactgctgacagtgagaacgCTCTCAAAGTAAAGGTAAATCAAACGTTTTCTAAGGCTGGCGTCCCAGAGTATTGCGGAGGTCATCTTCGTTGGGGAAGTTCTCTAGTAGATGGATTGGTCGAAAGTTTTGCTACTATGGTGTGAAATTTTTCACTGGTTCATTTCCGATTGTTGAACGTCACAGTATATGAGAACAGGCGGTGTTGATGCCCCGTATCAAAAGAAGTGGGATTAGGAAGAGCACCACGGTAGCAGAAATTTCAATTTTCTTCAACAAAAATGCGACAGAAGCTGAAACGGTTTTAAAGTCGCCTCTCTAGTAGATTTCTTGAATGCGTTGCAGTCACATTAAAACTTCCTTCTGCtttcgcaaaaagaaaattggACCATGAATGCACGTGTCGGTCTTCTCCTAACAGCCTGGGTGTTGCTCACCAAAACACTAGCGGCTTCGTCCCATTTGCCCACGGTACGTCTAGCGAAGATGGCAACTTGCCAGCCAGGTATTTCAATCAGTCAGTCACGCCACGAACCCCGTCTCACTTTCAAAGTTCAAACAGCTCGAAAAGGGAAACCAACACCCAGATCGTACACTTCGGATGCGAACAAACCCAAAAATGATGGGTCGACTGAATAGGCCTGGGCGTAAGACCTCGTCTCCATCCAGTGCCCCGTTGAGCTTGCCATCGGTGGCACCGTCTAGTAATCCGTCTAGTGCCCCGTCTCCTGCCCCGTCTAGTGCCCCGTCCACGTCCCCGTCGAAAATGCGACCCAGTTTGATAAGTTTTGAAGAAAGTATTTGCGAATGGTAGAATGCCTGGAAGCAGATCAACCTGAAAGCGCAACCCCCGGAAAGAGTTCACGAGAATGAAtaagcaaagaaaaagagaaactgTGTGATACGTCTTCGTCGATGAATACCTGTAGTAAGTCAAACAATCACAAGATCAAAATTTTATATTCGAAGACTGTAGTATTGGCACTTCAAATACATCAATTTGTATATCAAAGTCAAAGACGACCAACCTGTTTTCGTACGAAAAGTCTCTCTACCATACCTCCTACCTTTGACCTAGCATCTTGTGTTTGTTTTTGAAGGTGCCTTGTACGTTCGCACGAGACCGACTAATACCCGTGATTGCCTATCCAAAAGATGCGTAAGCTAACAGGAAAGATATTTCTAATGGACTGCTACACCAGCACACAAAAGAAGCGCATTTACTTTACCGCCTACTTGCGTTCCAACACGAAGCAATGTTCACGACCATTTTTTTGTAC
The genomic region above belongs to Phaeodactylum tricornutum CCAP 1055/1 chromosome 16, whole genome shotgun sequence and contains:
- a CDS encoding predicted protein, giving the protein PRFRNNVWYSWLTTCIGQSGAAWIKWGQWSSTRNDMFPDAFCEQLATLHAAAPAHKWKFSEQTLESSLGIAPGSLLQVFDEIDPVPLASGSIAQIHKAVLDGKSMAVKIRHPNVAALIDMDFRLMKAAATLLDAIPALSWLRIRESVEQFSHTMAAQAYLHVEAHHLEVLNYNFRSWPHVRFPHPFYASSAVIMETFEQGQICTEIFDMYDDVQGHELIPLKMAQFLVTNGVALYLKMLLVDNLMHADLHPGNIMVDCHFMSDPNQKLGKFRIALVDAGMVAQLTDKESSTFIGLLASLGEGDGQQAAEFALQFSLENHMNETQRSAFTEDMVTMFAERCRGYGTGVDVGYVLRGVLGLIRDHKVRIDANFATLVVNCLCIESLAARVCPSYNVLDAARPLL